The window CATATTAATGAAGTTTTCTAAGAAATAATGAATTAATGGCTTTGGTATTACCCTTTGAataagaaagaaaatgaaatatAAATTAAAACAAAATCATATTAATGAAGTTTCCTaagaaagaatgaattagtggcattggtgCTACCAAGGAaaggaaatgaaaaaaaaatctaaaacaAACATTGACAAAAATTGCGCACAATTTACATAGAAATTGCACCTTTTCAATATGCAAGAACAGGCATATAATACTAGAATTTTCATCCAATTTTTTTAAGTTCCCTGagaagaatgaattagtggcattggtattaacATTAAATGAATAACAAATCAAaactaaaacaaaataaaactaattaattgTTTCCAAGAATGAATGAATTAGTGTCTTTGGTATTACCCTTCCAGAacaatgaaaatgaaatataaaCTAAAACAAAACCATAATAATAATTTTTTAAGAGAAGAATGAATTAGGGGCATTGGTATTACCCctttaagaagaagaaaaaggtaAACAAAATAAAATCAAATAATGGAAAAATTTACACATAGTTGATGAAACTACAATTTTGTTTAAGATGCAATAATAAGCATATAATGGCGGGATTTTGAAAAATTAAGTTTTGTAAGAAATAATGAATTTTGTGGCATTGGTATTATCCTTAAagggaaaataaaataaaaaaacaaaataaataagtttCCTAGGATATAATGAATTACCAGCATTGCTACACTTTAAGAACAGAGAAAATGGTAAAGATTTGCACATAAATTGTGCTTTTTATAATATATGCCAGAATAAGCATAAAAGTGTAGGATTTCAAAAAACAtgtaataaaaataaaattagtggcattggtatcAACCTTATAGAAGAAAGAAATGAAATAAAAACTAAAACATAACTAAAATAATGAAAATTTTAAAGGTTGAATAAATTAGCGATATTGGTATTATCTTTtaataaaaacaaaaaacaaagcaAAAACTTGCACACAATATTGCACACTTTAATGTAAGAAATAAACATGTAACAATGCAATTTTTACACTCTAATATGATTTATTCACATATTATATAGTACTTGCGTGTATACATTTTACACTTAACCCACATCCCAAGAGATACCCAGAAAAAAGACTAAGAATAAGGAGAGCAAAAAGGGCAtacaaacagaagaaaaataagaagcatgTCGGCCTATAAACAGGCAACAGGAAACAGGAAATGGGCTTCATCTCAATAAGAAATCGACTGATGTTAGTCGAAAATTTCAGCCCAAAAGAAGACAATCGATACATCAAGAACGACGCCTGGTAGCCCACGTGGCGACGTGGCTCCGCAACTTCCCTGGCCCACCACCGCTCCCCATCCCTCTTGATCCTCTCGATGCTCTTATTGCATTGCTTGTCCACTCATCCCCTCCCTTATCATCTCCTACCTCCAGCACATAGCACCTGTAGCGAGCGCCCAAATCATATCGCTGGAGAAATCACCTTTGTTCCCATGTGCTGCCCCTTTTTCATGTAGATCGGGTTGAGATGGGGCTGGCAGTCGACCGCCCCCGAAGCGCACGCCACTGATGCGAGGAGTACTCAGGGGCTGATGCAACCCGGGGAAGCCATGGGCATCCATGTTCTCGTCCTCCCCCGATGAGGCTTCTACAACCTCACGCCGACAAGATGCAAGGCGCATGGGCGGGTGCTACATCCACAGGGCGGAGAGCTACATCCAGCGACGGTGCGGGTGCTACAACCGCTGGCCAGCGAGCTGCGACAGACACGGGGCGGTGCTACAACCTCACAATGGGAAGTTGCAACCGGCACGGGCAGTGCTACAAGCGGTGCCCAGCAAGCTACAAGTGACACAACGACAAGCTTCAACCTGGTGGGTCACCATGTCAGCGATGGAGACCATGCCGGTGGGGTGCTGCAACCATGGTGGTGAGTTTGCTGGAACCgggtttttttttcctttttttgctaCGACCGACCAAAAATTTTGCTACGTTCTGGCGACGAACATCCATGGTTTTGCTTTAACCGGCAATTCTTTTTGCTGGAACCGGCTAAAGTTTTTGCTTCAAATGACTTCATTTTTTTTTCTCAGTTGCTCAGATTTGTTTTTTGCTGGAACATAGTACTGCAAATCTACGACAATGGCGAGCCGGAGGCGGCGATGCTGTGCTTCGATGGGGTGCAGGAGTTGCTGAAACCGGCTTTGGCTGCAAGATGCATCAGGCTTTCATGGAGCCGCATCCGGCAAAGTGGGTGGCGCTGGACAATGACTGTGAGATTGGGATGGGGCCCGTCGACGGGGACGTCGCCGGTGAGGTGGACCTTTTTTCCTCACGCGAGATGTGCTAGTGGCGATGCACGGTGTTGGttgcctttttcttttgtttctctGCGGACGAGAGGTGGACGAGGACAAAGATTAGACTCTAATCAAATGGTTGTTAGCAGGCATATCGAACGGCTGCGGGCAGGCCAGCCCAAATTTAGGCCGGCGTGCGCCAGCGGAGAGTGCTGCCCAAATAAAATCTAAATAAGTCCCGTGTTCTTCAGCGAGACACATGTACCCGTTTCTTCTCGAGATTGTAATCGTGTGCTTGTCTGCCTCCGCAAACAATATGACAATCACAAGTGCCTAGCTGTTTATTGTCCTCTTATCAGAGCAAGTAGTAGTAGTTTAGATGCTTCTAACAACCGCCATGAAGTTTCCCCGAAAGGAAAAAAACTACCCCATGAAATCTTGCCTGATGCATTGAAAAAAAAAACCGTGCCGACATGGAAACCTATTTAAACCGTTCAGTGCACTGTGTAGGAAGGACGAACAGCGAGCTCTGCAAAATGGAGCCCCGTGCTCTCGCTCTCATCTCCGTCCTCTTCCTCTCTCTGCTTCGCACCGCCACGGCCACCACCGCTGGAACCGCAGACGGCACGGAGCGGTGGGGATACGTGGAGGTTCGGCCCAGTAAGTCCGGCGATTCTGTAACAAACTCTAGCTTGTTCGTCTCCGTTTTCTCGCTGCTGACGCTGCTTGGATGTGCTGGGCGTTGCAGAGGCTCACCTGTTCTGGTGGTACTACAAGAGCCCCCAGGCCCAGAGGGTGTCCACGCCCACCAAGCCATGGCCGACCGTCCTCTGGCTGCAGGGTGGCCCGGTACGCTCATCGGCGGGAACTTGCTTGTCCTCAGCTTatgccgccgtcgtcgtcgtcatcgtgttcTTCTTTTTCTCAGGGAGCGTCGGGCGTCGGGCTCGGCAACTTCCTGGAGGTCGGGCCGCTCAACGGCGACCTGAAGCCACGCAGCTCGACATGGCTGCACAAGGCCGACCTCATCTTCGTGGTCAGTCATGGAGACAAGCACATCGTGTTCTATGTTCCTTCTGCAGTATACATTTTTTTTTTGGCTGAATCGAGCTGCTGCCGTGTGACACTGATCGACAGGACAACCCAGTAGGCGTCGGGTACAGCTACGTGGAGGACGACAGCCTGCTGGTGACCACCGACCTGCAGGCGGCGGCGGACATGACCACGCTGCTCAAGGCCCTCGTCAAGGAGCTGACGACCTTGCGGAGCAGCCCGCTGTTCATCGTCGCCGAGTCGTACGGCGGCAAGTACGCCGCCACGCTCGGCGTCTCCGTCGTCCGGGCCGTCCGCGCCGGCGAGCTCAAGCTCACGCTCGGCGGCGTGGCGCTCGGAGACAGCTGGATCTCGCCGGAGGATTTCGCGGTAATTAAAAACCTCCCAACACTTCCACCGCGCAAACTGTTGTGATTGAGATTCTGACACTGATGATGGGCGTGCATGCAGTCTTCGTACGGGACGCTCTTGTTCCAGGTGTCGAGGCTGGATCGCAAAGGCGCAGACCACGCAAACAAGTGCGGCCATGGCTCGTCTCAAGAACTAAGGATAGACTAGACATAATCTTCTGATCAACTCATACCTCCAACCGCCATTGATGAACAGGGACGCACAGGTGGTGAGGCAGCAGGTCGCAGCGGGGCAGTTCAAGCAAGCGCAGGCCACACTCAACCGAATGCTCAACTGGGTCGTCGTCAACAGCGGCCACGTGGTAACATGAAACGAGTCATCAGTATTCCGTTGTCCATAATTCGCTCCTCCGGTTTTCTGACAGCTTAACGGCCCTGTTACATGCATAAATGCAGGATGTGTATAACTTCCTACTGGACACCGGGATGGACCCGGTCGTCGCGGTAAGCTCATCGCCGGCGCCGGAGTACTCCAGGTACCTGGAGAGCAAGTCCGTAGGGGACTCGATTCAGGAGGCCATGAATGGAGCCATCAAGCAAAAGCTCAAGATCGTCCCCAAAGACGTAGTGTAAGTGGGTCTCATTCGAACAGATTCCCATTTTGAATCTTTGACAAACAAAAACTGCCGGCTGAAATAAGACTCATGATATATCATCATTAGCTGTTTTTAAAACTATCTGCAGATGGCAGGCGCAATCCTACAGCGTCTATTATGCGCTGATCAACGATTTCATGAAGCCGAGGATTCACGAGGTTGGTTGGGATATCATCATATTGCATGACAAAACTATTTTTTGTTCTCTTTTTTTTTTCAGAAATTACAGTTTTTATAAATTAGTTTGTCACATCTCCTgcaggttgatgagctcctgtcGTATGGTGTCAATGTGACCGTGTACAATGGGCAGGTGAGTCATTATAATTTCTAGTACTCTACTAAGACAAATCTAATATGCACTATATATATTTTGACACGATCAGATGCCATTTTGCAATGCATTTAGTCATATTATAAAAACATTAACCCGTGGTAGGTGCGAAATATTCTGACTTTGTCAGAGTATTACAAGGTGAGTCATTCTATTTTCACACAGGTGTTTACTACAAACAGTATATTATTTGTGGTAACTTGGTAACAGAAATGAGTTCTGGATTCACTTGCAACAAGGCACAGAAGGAAGAGAAGCTTCAGCTGCACGTGGTTTGTCGCTTCGGTTCAACACTCTAACGTCAGTGAGCTGCCTTTGCTTCGTCCGTTTCTTCAGGCTCTGTTTGGCATCTAGCCCAGCCATGGATCTTGCCATCTTCTTGGGGCCACGGACAAGCCTTCACATTTGTCTGCTTTCCAGAAAGATAATTTTCTTTTCCCCCCTCTTTGGGGTGTCCAGTACGTTAGATAGAACATGCAGGTCGGGATTGATGGCTGAAAACTAGGTAGATAAACATTTGTGATTTGACCAGCGCAAACACTACATTGTCATCATGTGCAGATGAAAATGTACCCAAACTATGACACCAAGCATTGTATTCAGTGAAATATCCTTGCAACAAGTTACTAAAGTCTGTGAAACTTCTCTTTTGACTGAAGCTCGATGTGATCTGCTCGACCGTCGGCGCAGAAGCATGGGTTCAGAAGCTCAAGTAAGAGTACCCAGTTTTCAGCTGTCGCTTTTTAACCTTGCTTTGGGTAATGGGATTAAGGAAAAATACCCCTGAACTTCTCAACTGATCGCCTGTTTCAGATGGGATGGACTGAAGAACTTCTTGGCCCTGCCAAGACAGCCTCTCTACTGTGGCTCGGCTGGAGCCACCAAGGGCTTTGTTAGATCCTACAAAAACCTTCATTTCTACTGGATCCTTGGAGCAGGGCACTTTGTAAGCAACTCACTCTTTTGATTCAGCACTTTTGCTGCAAATTATCCTGAAGAGAATAGCAGACATCACAGAGATTTTGCTAGCGTTTCATTTTTCATCTAAGGCGCCGATTCGACGACGACTTGCAGGTGCCTGTTGATCAGCCATGCGTTGCGCTTGACATGATCGGCAACATCACACAGTCTCCGGCTCTTTCTCGTTCATAGAAGTGGAGGTTCGGAGGAGCACAGAGGGGTGGAGAAAAAGGGAGCCAGCTACACGCAGTTTGCTTCGCTCAGCTCGTGTTGGTCGGGGTGGTGGGGACGTGGAGAGCAACCTGGATTTAACCCGTGGATGTGGCATTGTGGCTCCCCTGTTTCTAATAAGAATGCACTTTCAGCTTCTTCGTTTTGTTGTTGCATTTTCGTATTTTCTTAAAGAGTGCGATCTTATCAACATTTGTTTATGTACTTTTTTTGCAAGTCTTTTTCTTTTCTGAAAAGGAGGCTGAAACCTCAACCAATTCTTATTGATTAATGATTATTAAATAAAGGGTGACCATCGTTGAACCATTACAAGATATGAAATAACACCTATGATTAAGTCCTTGAGTAGAAAGCTTTGTGCGCTGCAGATTCAAACCACCAGTGAACCAGCTTGCGAACCAACTGCCGACGTGGACAGGAGCTTTGCTCCCGAAGAGTGGGAGATTGTTGCTGATCAAGTCAGTCTTAGGGCATGACCAATGCATAGCCCTAGGGTGATGCCCCGCAGGCCATGTAGAATCAGATATCAGGAAAAGTAGATTCGGATGGTGTAGGGGGATCCTCGGCGGGAGGCGGGTGCTTGGGGAGAAAAAATATGGTCTGTTGCATAAATTAAAGCTGAAAAAGTTAAAGTGCAGAGTAGGGATGCATGAGTAGTGAGAGTCTACTTTCTATTCTTTGATGAGGCCCATTAGTAGTAGCTTGTGTTGAAGAGAAAAAATCAATATAGATGCCTCAAACTACCTTTTGTCATGGGGCATCTGTAACCATATGTCACCATTGTACATATGTCCTTATATGCCATCCGAACCATGCAATGCTGGCATTGGATCCACCCCCAAGACAATAACCATGAACAAAATATGCAGATGCTTCTTGTGGTGTGCCAAAGCCGAGGCTAGAGGAGGAAATTGCACCATGTCCTACGAATCGGCTTGTACACCGGAGTGGACGGGTAGACTTGGGGGTACCAAACTTGAGATGGCTAAACACCacaatccagttgaggtggttaTGGCTTACCGGTTCTGACCAGCTAAGGCTGTGGAAAGAATTCAAGATAACTATGCCTAAGGAGGCACATGCAATCTTCCAAGCGTCCACTAGGGTTCTGGTAGGCGATGGTCAAGGGAAAATTGTTTGTGGGTGCAGATGGATCAATGTGTTCACAGCACATGAGCTCGCCCCGAGGATCTATCATCGCATTATGGCGGGGGCGAATCCAACAGGACTGTGCACTTGGCGGTGATCGATGGAAATTGGGATGCGGATGTGGAATTGTGGACCCGGAGATGGATGCAGACACCCATGATGAATACATGCTCCTATGGATAGCTGTTACAGAGGTCTACCTGAACATGGATGTGTCGGATAAGGTCAGGTGGGCGTGGGAAACAaatggtgattttttttgttCGATCGCCGTATGCGGCGAAGTTCGCAGGACGTGAAGTGACACTGTACTCGGAGATTGTGTGGAAGTCTACAGAGCCGCTACAGTTTCATTTCTTTCTGTGGTTGGACATGACGAACTACTGTTGGACATATTGGTGGCGAGGTGACTACCACACCAGGAGACCAGACCTTCCCTTATTGTGATCAACATGAAGAATCGATCAATCATATATTCATCACCTATGTCTTCGCTAGAACTATTTGGTCGAAAGTGTGGGCAGCCTTGGGCAAGCCTGATTGGACATCTTCGTCGGAAGACCACACGGTGGAGTGGTGCACAGATTGACAGGGGATCGACGTTAGAGGAAGGAAGCACAAGCAATTGTCATGCTAGTCTTTGGAGCTCTGGAAGCATATGAATGCCAAGTTTTCGATGGTGTGGCTCCATCCACTACTCAGGGTTTTCGAAGGTTGAAGAGGAGGGTCATGTGTGGATGCAAGCGAGTCTCCACCAAGGGGGACTATGATCCTCTTTTGGGGGTCTTGGCTAGGTGGGTAGGTATAGAGTAATCACCTTGTAGCTGCCAAATTCTTTGACCATTACTTCAGAATTGGCCACCGCACCCACTAAGCCAATCACCATACATGCCTCACTTTGTCCAACCTCTAGCAAAAGGTGACatggtgaaagatcgtggatgtcgcctagagggggtgaataggcgcttttaaaataattacggtttaggcttgaacaaatgcggaataaacctagcggttaatttgtcaagcacaaaacctacaacaactaggctcacctatgtgcaccaacaatttatgctaagcaagataacaactatgtgatagcaagatatataacatgaaacactatggctatcacaaagtaaagtgcataagtaaagtgCTCGGGTAAGAGAtcaccgaggcacgcggagacgacgatgtatcccgaatttcacacccttgcggatgctaatctccgtttgaagtggtgtggaggcacaatgctccccaagaagccactagggccaccgtaatctcctcacgccctcacacagtgcaagatgccatgattccactaagggaccctagagggcggtcaccgaacccgtacaaatggcaacccttgggggcggtcaccgaacccgtatagtttggcaacccttgggggcagtcaccgaaacccgtcaaattgctcagggtgacctccacaacctaattggagaccccgacgcttgctcggagctttacaccacaatgattgagctccgaacaccaccaaccgtctagggcgctcaggcacccaagaggaacaagctcaagcgtaccaagcacccaagattaataagcttctcaacttgtaacttccacgtatgaCCGTGGAGAACTCAAGCCGATGCACcgaatgcaatggcaagggcacacggagtgcccaagtccttctctcgcaaatcccaccaaagcaactaatgctagggaggaaaatgagaggaagaacaagaaggagaacaccaagaactccaagatctagatccaatgggttcccaTCACTTCGAGGAGAAAGTGATTGCTGGAAACgtagatctagatctcctctctcttttcctccaaaactagcaagaatccatggagggattgcgagatagcaagctcaaagaaggtcaacaatgggggagaACACGAGCTTAAAgcataaggttcattggggaagaagacccacTTTTATAGGTGcgaaaaaatccaaccgttatgctcacagcccacacagagcggtactaccgctagggcggtggAAGCTCTTTGAAAAACAACAGCGATGAGGCAAAAGGCCGGTAGAACTgtcggagcggtactaccgctcgtcctcacggtactaccactaggggtagcggtactaccgctaagggtagcggtactactgcttgcgagcggtactaaaaaaatacatccgtgcctaccaccacTTGACTTAAGACGAGTTTTTGGTTCGGAGCagaagtagccacggaagtagccgcggtagtaccgctctggagcagTAGTAAAAACTACATccgctccaagcggtagtaccgctcccaagagcggtagtaaaaaattacatcccctccaagcggtagtaccgctcccatgagcggtagtactgctACAGCCTTTTTaaggacaccaaaactgacacaacttctgcaaaacGGACTCTGAATTCAACGAAAttaagtttgttggaaagctagcggcaagggctaacacaatcttaaaagaaataataataagaaggaaattagaaaaggcccataagaaaatggtgagaacccttcctcgaaaAAGACTGAtaaacctccaacaccgaaaacgcaaTAGAATAAGCATGTGAACttcgttttcgatgaactcaagcttgtcaacaagatgaccataagctccaaatctcacaatgagaaaaccaaacaagaaccaagaaagatgatgcaagcaagcaatggtttgagctctctacgaacgatactatcaagctactcacttgagagcccccctgatagtacggcaatcgatcctataacccgatCTCCAAACTACCActatgagaccggtaaaatagagaacctatcaagggcaaacctttgccttgcacgaagtccacttgagctagatgatgatgatcttgactccctcaagttgtaCCACCTTCcgtgattgcgttggctcgatgaaggctagttgattgctcccccatactccactatgggtgagtcACTCTTCGGCACaccttcacaagtccattgtcaccataATGGACGGCAAGCTACAAGAATTAtttcttcgtgatgctccacttgaacttgcacaacacaaccttgatttgatgtcatcctccatgggttgtatgtgatcttcctcttgacgcaagcccatggaagagaacctaaccccacatagaactctcacaaagaccatgggttagtacacaaagcgcaatggacaatgcttaccaaactgtgagatcacttgatcccactcggtgtatcttctacgctttgtgtgatgatcaacttgaatcactctctgcacttagtcttgatcaaccttgactctttcga is drawn from Aegilops tauschii subsp. strangulata cultivar AL8/78 chromosome 1, Aet v6.0, whole genome shotgun sequence and contains these coding sequences:
- the LOC109767021 gene encoding serine carboxypeptidase-like 51, encoding METYLNRSVHCVGRTNSELCKMEPRALALISVLFLSLLRTATATTAGTADGTERWGYVEVRPKAHLFWWYYKSPQAQRVSTPTKPWPTVLWLQGGPGASGVGLGNFLEVGPLNGDLKPRSSTWLHKADLIFVDNPVGVGYSYVEDDSLLVTTDLQAAADMTTLLKALVKELTTLRSSPLFIVAESYGGKYAATLGVSVVRAVRAGELKLTLGGVALGDSWISPEDFASSYGTLLFQVSRLDRKGADHANKDAQVVRQQVAAGQFKQAQATLNRMLNWVVVNSGHVDVYNFLLDTGMDPVVAVSSSPAPEYSRYLESKSVGDSIQEAMNGAIKQKLKIVPKDVVWQAQSYSVYYALINDFMKPRIHEVDELLSYGVNVTVYNGQLDVICSTVGAEAWVQKLKWDGLKNFLALPRQPLYCGSAGATKGFVRSYKNLHFYWILGAGHFVPVDQPCVALDMIGNITQSPALSRS